The sequence TGTTGCATCCCGAGCGGCTAAGCCCCGCAGATCAGGAAACCTATAAGAAGCTGAACGCGGAGCTAGAGCCTTATTTTGAGAAGCTGAATGAGCGGGTAACTGCTAAGGAAGCTGTCCGGCAAGTGGACAACGTGTGGAAAGACGTGCTGGCCCGCGGGGAGCAAAACCTCAGCAGTCAGGATTTTGCCAAAGTGAAAGGAGTTATCAGCGGGATTCAAAAGCTGCAAGCTCAAGCGGCCCGGCCGGACGGCACTGATCGTGCGTTTACGAAAGAGGAGAAGGAGCAATTGAAGGAACTGGTTCGGCAGTTGGAACCCTACCAAGATCAGCTGGGGATTATGCTGAAGCCTGTGAAGTGATTTTGAGCGAATAATCGGTCTGGCAATGGGCGTCTTTAAAGCACGGATCTCAACCGATCTCATTGCCAGTTCCGGCCCTTTCAAGGGCTGTCCCGTAAGTCATGAACATGACCGGGGACAGTCCATTCGCTGTTCCGCATAAGGAGGGCTTTTATCAGGCAAAAGGTCGGGTGCCATGTATACTACCTGCAAGCTGCCGGCCCGGATGCTCAGATATTCTGTGCGTATTGCTCGCCCGGGGTGTTGATCAACGTTACATATAGACTCGAATTGGAGCCTTCGCCGCTTCGGTAAGAGAAATCTTCATCACCCGATATCTGAACCACATCGCCTTGCGATACGGAGATTTCTCGTCCATCGGAGGTTACTATTCCGCTGCCTTCAAGAAAGAGAATGTACACGCTGGCTCCGGGATGCTTATGAACGGGCAATTGCTGCCCCGGTCCAAAGTTCAAGACAAAAACTGTATGCTTGTCTTCTTTAAAGACAATGCGCTTGGTGAATCGGTCCGTTTGATATTCTTGAAATTGAACTAGCTCTTTCTTTTCCATTTGAAAATCACTCTCCTTGTTTTGAATTAATCAGGCCCTACAGCCGGATTTCGTATTCGCAGAACTAATTAGATTGTATAAGAATCAGACAGATGGCTAGTGATTTCAATCACATTATTTTCAATCGAATCGTGAAAGGCTTGTCTTGTTGCTGCTTTTTCCTGCTTATGATCACCCGTTCCAAGTGGCTGAGCCTTCTCAGGTGCGAACCCCAAGCGCACATAAAAACCCTGGGAGGTTCGCACCTCTTGCGGGGCAAGGGTTTTCGCGTTATTTTATAGAAGGAGCCCCCCTTTAAACGGTCATTTTAAGGGGTTCGCACTAAAGCGTTTGCATTCCCTTGCGCAGCAAGGGGTTACACTGATGCTGTCGCTCCCCGTGCGGGAGCGTGGATTGAAATTTTTGGAGTGGTATTCGTACAAAATATTTGCCGTACGTCGCTCCCCGTGCGGGAGCGTGGATTGAAATATGTAAAGATCCGACATTATTTAGCCTCCTTTGCTGTCGCTCCCCGTGCGGGAGCGTGGATTGAAATTTGGATCAGTATAGCCGGACCGCCGGAGCGATTGGTAGTCGCTCCCCGTGCGGGAGCGTGGATTGAAATAACGATGTAATCATCTAAGTGTTCGGGGGCATCAATGTCGCTCCCCGTGCGGGAGCGTAGATTGAAAATTCGCTTGGCAGCTTACGGGTGGATACCGAATGTGGTCGCCTCGCCTGGTGGAGTATGAATTGAAAATGGCATTTGAACTATCACTAAGCGAAATGAAGGGGATCTTAATCAGAAAGAGGGACAAATGACTTTGAAAGCCAATAACACTATCTATCGGTTAGAAACCTGTTAAGGCTGATGCCGTCTTTTAGACCTTGCTTATACATCAATGTTTCTGCAATTCCTTGAAGTAGGGCAGTGCTCGTATCATAATTTTGCAGCATTTCTTTGTATTCTTGGGGAAGATCGGTCATTAGAGTTAAGAACAACTGATTGCATTCTTCAATCAATTGCCTGTATTCATTACAGTTAGACAAAATCGAGTTAGCTATATACTCCATACGAGCGGAAAGAAACTGGTTAAAAGCTTGCTCCATGTATGCCATGAATGTCCTCCGACAAAATAATATCAAGGGTTGTATAAAATAAATTATATAGTGACATCACTTAGATGTCAACATGAATGTATGAGCGGAAATTTCATAATGATACAATAATGACATCACTTTTGGGGAGTATTAAACATATGGCAACTGATAAAAGAGTGTTTACGTTACGGCTAAAGGAAGAGAATTTCGATAAAATTAAGTACATCGCAGACAAGAACAAGAGGTCTATTGCCATGCAGATTGAATATCTAATTGAACAACATATCGAACATTTTGAAAAGGAAAAAGGAATCATAAAAACGGACGAATGATGGTTTTCAATGTTTGCAGACGGAATTCACTCTGCTTCCAGTAGACCCTAAATATAGCCGCGACAAAGTAAAAGTCTTTCCACAAGAAAACAAACGATACGGTTAGAGTATAAAACTTACACTTAAATAGAGAAGAGTATTCCTTCCTAAGCAATATTAATCCTCCGCATTTCGTGCTTGCCCATTATTTTTTATATTTAAAGATGACACTGACCCGTTCACAACAGAACTGGTCAACTTGACAAAGTTCGATTTCTTCAATCTTTCCAAAATTAGAAAAAATCGGTACCGAAGGCTCCGATTGAGAAGATAAAGTAAAATACTAGAACCGAGGTTAGGTTCAAAATGATTCGACTCCCCGGTGCGAACCCCAAGCGCACATAAAAATCCCGGGAGATTCGCACCTCTTGCGGGACAAGGGTTTTCGCGTTATTTTATAGAAGGAGCCCCGTTTTAAACAACCATTTTCAAGGGGTTCGCACTAAAGCGTTTGCAATTCCTTGCGTAGCAAGTGGTCGCAGCGGCTGCTGTCGCTCTCCATGCGAGAGCGTGGATTGAAATCTCCCACAGAACCGGAGCCGGAGCGTAAAGGGAGTCGCTCTCCATGCGAGAGCGTGGATTGAAATCTTGGGCGTCGTCGATGCTTCGCCACTCTCGTACCGGTCGCTCTCCATGCGAGAGCGTGGATTGAAATTTCACGGTTGAAGGCGATACTTCAAACTGTCTTGCCGTCGCTCTCCATGCGAGAGCGTGGATTGAAATGGGTTAGCGGTTGGCGGATCGGAGTTTACGGATGGTCGCTCTCCATGCGAGAGCGTGGATTGAAATATCTTTGCCAAGTTATTTATCAGATCGCGAACAGCGTCGCTCTCCATGCGAGAGCGTGGATTGAAATTTGGAGCCAGTACACACCAGCCTCTGCTGCTCCTTGTCGCTCTCCATGCGAGAGCGTGGATTGAAATAACTGCACCGTTCCCGGCGATCCCGCCACAGCCACGTCGCTCTCCATGCGAGAGCGTGGATTGAAATCGTTAATACTCCGCCCGTATCACGCAAGTTGTACGTCGCTCTCCATGCGAGAGCGTGGATTGAAATACTGGTGAAGCCCTACGGTCTTGGTCTTTATAAGTCGCTCTCCATGCGAGAGCGTGGATTGAAATCATGTTACTTCTGTGCTTTGCTCTGACTCATCCCACGGTCGCTCTCCATGCGAGAGCGTGGATTGAAATTGTCCAAGTGGATGCTTGTCGATCCTCGGCCTTGTCGTCGCTCTCCATGCGAGAGCGTGGATTGAAATGAGACAACGAGAACGCTGATAAGCCATACTCAGAGTCGCTCTCCATGCGAGAGCGTGGATTGAAATCATCTAAACCAAGAAGAAACATTATCGTGGCAACGTCGCTCTCCATGCGAGAGCGTGGATTGAAATAACCGAATGAACCAGCCAACGAGAAGTCCTATGGTCGCTCTCCATGCGAGAGCGTGGATTGAAATTACACGAATTGGTTTCCCGTTTACATATTCCGTCGTCGTCGCTCTCCATGCGAGAGCGTGGATTGAAATCTGAGCATGCAGCTATGGTAATTGGGAGCCCCGGTCGCTCTCCATGCGAGAGCGTGGATTGAAATCCGTTGACTGATCTCATGGTCATTTTGGGGCTTGTCGTCGCTCTCCATGCGAGAGCGTGTATTGAAATAGATCAACCTGGACAAGCTGGACATCCCCTCCTACAAGTCGCTCTCCATGCGAGAGCGTGGATTGAAATAATTGAATCTCTCGAAATATTTTTGATAAAAAAACGTCGCTCTCCATGCGAGAGCGTGGATTGAAATCGCTATGAAATGGTTTATTGTGGGCGGGGCGTTATTGTCGCTCTCCATGCGAGAGTGTGGATGAAATTGCGGCACCCAGTTTCACTGGCAATCTGACGGCCTAGTTTCGGCGCTTTATTAGCCTGAGGGAAGCTTACTCTTTGGGGCGCACCTCAAACAATTCGTTGGGACTGATATCGAAGTATAAACATAACTTCACGATCAGCGCTGCCGAGATTTTTTTCTTTTCCATATTGGTGTTATGCATCAATTCCATAATGGTTGTTCTACGGTGGCCTATCTCTTTAGACAATTTCAAAACGGACATATTATCGTGCTCTTTTAAAATCTCGTCCAATTTGCAATGGAGTGTATATCTGTTATATTCCATTTCGTCCTCCGAATTTAAGGTATTGCACTTCAAAAGTGCATATGGTATATTGTGGATACAAGGGTTGAACTTTAAAAGTGCAATCGTATTAAGAAAATCCATTTGCGGTTAGGTTGCCTTTTATAGATACCTATCTTTTAAAAAATTCAGTGGAGGATGCATATGCCCAAGCGTCGCCCCCGCAAGCTTAACTATCAAGCTGTAATAGACATTATGAAAAAGATTTGGTTTGGCCGGAATTGGGCGACTCGCC is a genomic window of Paenibacillus durus ATCC 35681 containing:
- a CDS encoding cupin domain-containing protein → MEKKELVQFQEYQTDRFTKRIVFKEDKHTVFVLNFGPGQQLPVHKHPGASVYILFLEGSGIVTSDGREISVSQGDVVQISGDEDFSYRSGEGSNSSLYVTLINTPGEQYAQNI
- a CDS encoding helix-turn-helix transcriptional regulator, producing the protein MDFLNTIALLKFNPCIHNIPYALLKCNTLNSEDEMEYNRYTLHCKLDEILKEHDNMSVLKLSKEIGHRRTTIMELMHNTNMEKKKISAALIVKLCLYFDISPNELFEVRPKE